In one window of Mercurialis annua linkage group LG4, ddMerAnnu1.2, whole genome shotgun sequence DNA:
- the LOC126678318 gene encoding uncharacterized protein LOC126678318 — MKFPTLPTFNGEGDLRDYMSRFTATMGLLSVLDANLCRVFPTTLTGTAQRWYNKLKPGSIKSFASLSTEFLNGYLTNIPATTITSILRSCIQEEGEMLRSYVERFNKQAMKIDNLNVDMATEALREGTQFGKLVDKLLVNKPTTFSNQMGIAQKYFELDEGRRAIRGKEAKGKESKKS, encoded by the coding sequence ATGAAGTTTCCCACCTTGCCAACTTTCAACGGAGAAGGAGATCTGAGGGACTATATGTCCAGATTTACTGCTACCATGGGGCTTTTAAGCGTCTTAGATGCAAACTTGTGTCGCGTATTCCCGACCACACTCACAGGAACCGCTCAAAGATGGTATAACAAACTCAAGCCAGGGTCGATCAAGAGCTTTGCCTCTCTGTCAACGGAGTTTCTCAACGGGTACCTTACTAATATACCAGCTACAACGATCACCAGCATCCTGAGGTCGTGCATTCAGGAAGAGGGAGAAATGCTAAGAAGTTACGTTGAACGATTCAACAaacaagctatgaagatagacaactTGAATGTCGATATGGCAACGGAAGCGCTGCGAGAAGGAACGCAATTCGGCAAGCTGGTGGATAAACTGCTAGTCAACAAACCCACCACTTTCTCAAACCAGATGGGCATAGCCCAAAAATATTTCGAGCTTGATGAAGGCCGCAGGGCTATTCGTGGAAAAGAGGCGAAAGGGAAGGAATCAAAGAAAAGTTGA
- the LOC126678319 gene encoding uncharacterized protein LOC126678319 has translation MTSDGTNLKDKQPMDPKTHQHTPEVINITRDGTHSTVGWSHQGPTKGRKERRNERRNEGRNERRNEEEESPENQEQRKDDSEEKDLRDAPRNGENQDDARSGLNSKREERKEKEDAPPKSKRQEKDAGKAQSKKKNQEDEGESSELPQKSKATYVAEEDLEEKIAKALKKLKSKELDIDDLRLKGSPLSPEIMEETIP, from the exons ATGACTTCTGACGGAacaaacctgaaagacaaacagcCAATGGATCCCAAGACCCATCAGCACACACCAGAGGTGATCAACATCACCAGAGATGGAACCCATAGCACTGTTGGATGGA GCCATCAAGGACCAACCAAGGGAAGGAAGGAACGAAGGAACGAACGAAGAAATGAAGGAAGAAACGAGAGGAGAAACGAAGAGGAAGAGAGCCCAGAAAATCAAGAGCAAAGAAAAGACGACTCTGAAGAAAAAGATCTAAGAGATGCTCCCAGAAACGGGGAGAATCAAGACGATGCCCGAAGCGGGCTCAACTCTAAAAGAGAAGAACGAAAAGAAAAGGAGGATGCACCACCAAAAAGCAAGAGACAGGAGAAAGATGCAGGGAAAGCACAATCGAAGAAGAAAAACCAGGAGGATGAAGGCGAGTCCTCGGAATTGCCCCAAAAGAGCAAAGCCACGTACGTTGCTGAGGAAGATTTGGAAGAAAAAATTGCCAAAGCGCTGAAAAAACTGAAATCTAAAGAGCTAGACATAGACGACCTCAGGCTGAAGGGTTCGCCTCTGTCACCTGAGATAATGGAAGAAACAATTCCCTAA